A DNA window from Pithys albifrons albifrons isolate INPA30051 chromosome 7, PitAlb_v1, whole genome shotgun sequence contains the following coding sequences:
- the LOC139674692 gene encoding olfactory receptor 14A16-like, with translation MPNSSSISQFLLLPLADTRQLQLLHLWLFLGIFLAALLGNGLIISAVACDHHLHTPMHFFLLNLSLTDLGCICTTVPKAIHNSLWDTTTITYTGCAAQLFFFLFFIMTEFSLLTIMCYDRYVAICKPLHYGTLLGSRACAHMAAAAWASGFLNALLHTANTFSLPLCQGNALGQFFCEIPQILKLSCSHSYLREIGLLLVSICLVFGCFIFIVFSYVQIFRAVLRIPSEQGRHKAFSTCLPHLAVVSLFVSTGMFTYLKPFSISSPSLDLALSVLYSVVPPSLNPLIYSLRNQELKHCLRKLMIGFFQT, from the coding sequence atgcccaacagcagctccatcagccagttcctcctcctgccattggcagacacgcggcagctgcagctcctgcacttgtggctcttcctgggcatcttcctggctgccctcctgggcaacggcctcatcatcagcgccgtagcctgcgaccaccacctgcacacccccatgcacttcttcctgctcaacctgtccctcacagacctgggctgcatctgcaccactgtccccaaagccattcacaactccctctgggacaccacaaccatcacctacacaggatgtgctgcacagctctttttctttttgttcttcatcatgacagagttttccctcctcaccatcatgtgctatgaccgctacgttgccatctgcaaacccctgcactatgggaccctcctgggcagcagagcttgtgcccacatggcagcagctgcctgggccagtggctttctcaatgctctgctgcacacagccaatacattttccctgcccctgtgccagggcaatgccctgggccaattcttctgtgaaatcccacagatcctcaagctctcctgctcacactcctacctcagggaaattgggctTCTTTTGGTTAGTATCTGTTTagtttttggttgtttcattttcatagttttctcctatgtgcagatcttcagggctgtactgaggatcccctctgagcagggacggcacaaagccttttccacgtgcctccctcacctggccgtggtctccctgtttgtgagCACTGGTATGTTTACCTATCTGAAGcctttctccatctcctccccatccctggacctggccctgtcagttctgtactcggtggttCCTCCATCACTGAACCCCCTtatctacagcctgaggaaccaggagctcaagcaTTGCCTCAGGAAATTGATGATTGGTTTCTTTCAGACATAA
- the LOC139674693 gene encoding olfactory receptor 14C36-like, whose amino-acid sequence MYNSLWDTTTISYMGCAAQLFFSVFFMSAEFSLLTIMCYDRYVAICKPLHYGTLLGSRACAHMAAAAWASGFLNALLHTANTFSLPLCHGNALSQFFCEIPQILKLSCSHSYLREVGLLVVSACLAFGCFIFIVFSYVQIFRAVLRIPSEQGRHKAFSTCLPHLAVVSLFVSTGTFLYLKPDSISSPSLDLALSVLYSVVPPVLNPLIYSLRNQELKDALRKMMTGCFSAARTCQFSFVQCSQ is encoded by the coding sequence atgtacaactccctctgggacaccacaaccatctcctacatgggatgtgctgcacagctctttttctctgtcttcttcATGTCAGCAGAATTttctctcctcaccatcatgtgctacgaccgctacgttgccatctgcaaacccctgcactacgggaccctcctgggcagcagagcttgtgcccacatggcagcagctgcctgggccagtggctttctcaatgctctgctgcacacagccaatacattttccctgcccctgtgccatggcaatgctctgagccagttcttctgtgaaatcccacagatcctcaagctctcctgctcacactcctacctcagggaagtTGGGCTTCTTGTGGTTAGTGCCTGTTTagcttttggttgtttcattttcatagttttctcgtatgtgcagatcttcagggctgtgctgaggatcccctctgagcagggacggcacaaagccttttccacgtgcctccctcacctggccgtggtctccctgtttgtcagcactggcacattttTGTACCTGAAGCCTGACTCcatctcatccccatccctggatctggccctgtcagttctgtactcagtggtgCCTCCAgtactgaaccccctcatctacagcctgaggaaccaggagctcaaggatgccctgaggaaaatgatgactggatgcttttcagcagcgAGAACCTGTCAGTTTTCTTTTGTACAGTGTTCACAATAA